Proteins encoded by one window of Porphyrobacter sp. YT40:
- a CDS encoding DUF1905 domain-containing protein has product MSDVLARIAFTGAIVEWRGPAPFLFVPVPEEHVAELRYAAREASYGWGCINVTAQIGATDFTTSLFPRGDTYFLPVQVAVQRAEGVGLGDHVSAEIAITRRPVAANRAAIHKRMG; this is encoded by the coding sequence GTGAGCGACGTCCTCGCCCGGATCGCCTTTACTGGCGCGATCGTCGAATGGCGCGGCCCCGCGCCCTTCCTTTTCGTACCGGTGCCCGAGGAACACGTCGCCGAATTGCGCTATGCCGCGCGTGAGGCGAGTTATGGCTGGGGGTGCATCAACGTCACCGCACAGATCGGCGCGACTGACTTCACCACCTCGCTGTTCCCGCGCGGCGATACCTATTTTCTGCCCGTGCAGGTCGCCGTCCAGCGGGCCGAAGGGGTGGGGCTGGGCGACCATGTCTCCGCTGAAATTGCCATCACGCGACGTCCGGTTGCTGCCAATCGCGCGGCCATCCACAAGCGAATGGGATAA
- a CDS encoding YbaB/EbfC family nucleoid-associated protein — protein MKSMEEMMAAAQKAAETIQKQMNEMQVKLDSIEVEGTAGGGLVKVRASAKGRILGVSIDDSLMVPDDKQILEDLVAAAFNDARDRADRVSEQQMRDMQGSMGLPPGFNLPGMG, from the coding sequence ATGAAGTCGATGGAAGAAATGATGGCCGCCGCCCAGAAGGCCGCCGAGACCATCCAGAAGCAGATGAACGAGATGCAGGTGAAGCTCGACTCGATCGAGGTCGAGGGCACCGCGGGCGGGGGCCTCGTCAAGGTCCGCGCCAGCGCCAAGGGCCGCATCCTCGGCGTGAGCATCGACGACAGCCTGATGGTGCCCGACGACAAGCAGATTCTCGAAGACCTCGTCGCCGCCGCCTTCAACGACGCCCGCGACCGGGCCGACCGTGTTTCGGAACAGCAGATGCGCGACATGCAGGGCTCGATGGGCCTGCCGCCGGGGTTCAACTTGCCCGGCATGGGGTGA